From one Cupriavidus sp. P-10 genomic stretch:
- a CDS encoding NCS2 family permease has protein sequence MSMPEPASKPGTPSVNPSRGQPSLLERLFKLREHQTDVRTEVLAGITTFLTMAYIIFVNPSILGDAGMPKDAVFVATCVAAAIGTLIMGFYANYPIAMAPGMGLNAYFAYTVVKGMGFPWEAALGAVFISGCLFLLVTLFRVREMIVNGIPHSIRVAITAGIGLFLAIVALKNAGIVAASPATLVTIGDLHQPPAVLAIIGFFVIVALDHLRVKGAILIGILLTTLLSFVFAGNTFHGVFSAPPSLSPTLLKLDISAALSIGIINVVLVFFLVELFDATGTLMGVANRAGLLKAGRMDRLNKALMADSTAIMAGSFLGTSSTTAYIESASGVQAGGRTGLTAVTVAVLFLAALFIAPLAGTVPAYATAPALLYVSCLMLRELLEIDWNDVTEVVPAVMTALGMPFTYSVANGVAFGFISYAALKLLTGRARSVPVMVWIIAAVFVFKFYYLPGH, from the coding sequence ATGTCGATGCCGGAACCCGCTTCCAAGCCGGGTACCCCTTCCGTCAACCCCTCGCGCGGCCAGCCGTCGCTGCTCGAGCGCCTGTTCAAGCTGCGCGAGCACCAGACCGATGTCCGCACCGAGGTTCTCGCCGGCATCACCACGTTCCTGACGATGGCGTACATCATCTTCGTGAACCCGTCGATCCTGGGCGATGCCGGCATGCCCAAGGACGCGGTGTTCGTCGCGACCTGCGTGGCCGCGGCGATCGGTACGCTGATCATGGGCTTCTATGCCAACTACCCCATCGCGATGGCGCCGGGCATGGGCCTGAATGCGTACTTTGCCTACACCGTGGTGAAGGGCATGGGCTTTCCGTGGGAGGCGGCGCTGGGCGCGGTCTTTATCTCGGGCTGCCTGTTCCTGCTGGTGACGCTGTTCCGCGTGCGCGAGATGATCGTCAACGGCATCCCGCATTCCATCCGCGTGGCGATCACCGCGGGCATCGGCTTGTTCCTGGCAATCGTCGCGCTGAAGAATGCCGGCATCGTGGCCGCCAGCCCGGCAACGCTGGTCACCATCGGCGACCTGCACCAGCCCCCGGCGGTGCTGGCAATCATCGGCTTCTTCGTGATCGTTGCGCTGGACCACCTGCGCGTGAAGGGCGCGATCCTGATCGGTATCCTGCTGACCACGCTGTTGAGCTTCGTCTTTGCCGGCAATACCTTCCACGGCGTGTTTTCCGCACCGCCTTCGCTGAGCCCGACGCTGCTGAAGCTCGATATCTCGGCGGCGTTGTCGATCGGGATCATCAATGTCGTCCTGGTGTTCTTCCTGGTCGAACTGTTCGATGCCACCGGCACGCTGATGGGCGTGGCCAACCGCGCCGGCCTGCTCAAGGCTGGCCGCATGGACCGGCTGAACAAGGCGCTGATGGCCGACAGCACCGCCATCATGGCCGGTTCGTTCCTCGGTACGTCATCGACCACTGCGTATATCGAAAGCGCTTCCGGCGTGCAGGCCGGCGGACGCACGGGGCTGACCGCGGTGACGGTGGCGGTGTTGTTCCTGGCGGCGCTGTTCATCGCGCCGCTGGCGGGCACGGTGCCGGCCTATGCCACCGCGCCGGCGCTGCTGTATGTGTCATGCCTGATGTTGCGCGAACTGCTGGAAATCGACTGGAACGACGTCACCGAAGTCGTGCCGGCGGTCATGACTGCGCTGGGCATGCCGTTTACGTACTCGGTCGCCAACGGGGTGGCATTCGGCTTCATCAGCTACGCGGCGCTCAAGCTATTGACCGGGCGCGCGCGCAGCGTGCCGGTGATGGTGTGGATCATCGCGGCGGTCTTTGTCTTCAAGTTCTATTACCTGCCGGGCCACTAA
- a CDS encoding cold-shock protein, with protein sequence MQTGIVKWFNDAKGFGFIKPDAGGDDLFAHFSEIRADGFKSLQENQRVQFEVKNGPKGLQAANITPL encoded by the coding sequence ATGCAAACCGGTATCGTCAAGTGGTTCAACGACGCCAAGGGTTTCGGCTTCATCAAGCCGGACGCAGGTGGTGACGACCTCTTCGCCCACTTCTCGGAAATCCGCGCCGACGGCTTCAAGTCGCTGCAGGAAAACCAGCGCGTGCAGTTCGAAGTCAAGAACGGCCCGAAGGGCCTGCAGGCAGCGAACATCACCCCGCTGTAA